Genomic segment of Anaerosporomusa subterranea:
CCGGATAAAGACCAGCCAATCGGGCGAGATCGACCGCAGCCTCAGTATGACCAGCTCGCCGCAAAACCCCTCCTTCACGATAGCGGAGAGGGAATATATGTCCGGGACGACGGAGGTCTTCGGGGTTTGTACATGGGTCAAGTACTGCCTGAATTGTTGCCGCGCGCTCATGCGCAGAAATACCTGTTGTTACACTTTTGGCATCGATTGACACTGTGAATGCCGTACACAGTGCTTCTGTATTTTCACACACCATCGGACCGATTCCCAATTCATCGAGACGACTACCGGCCACAGGCATGCAAATTAGGCCGCGTCCATTAATAGCCATGAAATTTACAGCCTCAGGAGTAACTTTTTCTGCAGCCATCAAGAGATCGCCTTCGTTTTCTCTGTCCTCGTCGTCTACAACGACCACCATTCTACCTTCGCGTATGTCGCGGATGGCTTCTTCAATTGTACTAAATTTCATCTATTTGCACCTCTTTCATTTTGAACCGATATCTCAGTCAAAGAAACCGTGAGCCGCAAGGAAATTACGGCTTAGTGTTTCCGACTTTGTCTGAACGTCTGCAGACTGAGCCAAATCAAGCAGCTTTTCTGCATATTTGGCCATCATATCTGTTTCAATGTTAACTTTATCGCCTACTGATTTAAAATGCAGAGTAGTAGCTGACAATGTATGCGGGATGATGGAGACTGATAGCCAATCTTTGCCGCAATCTACGACAGTTAGGCTAATTCCATCCAACGCCACCGAGCCTTTGTTTACCACATAGCGAAGTAACCTTGAATCTGTCTGCAGTGTAATCAATATTGCATTATCGAGTGGCTGCTTGGACTGAATAATGCCAACTCCGTCAATGTGGCCGCTCACGATATGACCGCCAAGTCGGTCACTTAAACGGAGAGCTCGCTCGAGATTGACTTTTCGTCCGTTTGTCAGATCACCGAGTGCGGTTCGGTTCATGGTTTCCGGCATAACATCAGCGGAGAACCAGTTCCTGCCATGCTCAGTTACCGTCAAGCATACTCCGTTGACGGCTATGCTATCACCTAACTTAACATTTTGCAAAGTGATATCAGCGGTGATGGACAGCTTAGCTGATTGCCGACTGGTCATCACACTCTTGACTGTCCCTAATTCTTCCACAATCCCGGTAAACATTGCGTCCCTCCCTTGTTGTTAAGTAACCAGTGATCAATAAGTCATTGCCTACAAGTTCAAGCTCGATATCTTCCAACTCAGCAGCATCTTCTAAGCGTGCCACGCCAGTCCCTCCTATAGGACCAGGGGCTCGAACACCGCCCACAAGCTTTGGTGCTATAAACCAAAAGACGCTATCAACTAAATTTTCTTGGATTATCGAGGCATTGATCGTTGCTCCACCTTCTACTAGCACACTGGCCAATCCCTTTTGAGCCAAATATCGGAATAGAGCCCGCAAGTCTATGCCAGACGGTCCTGTTGGCAATTGGACAACCTCTATGTCGGCGTCAGCATATGCCTTCAAGCGGTCACTGGGAGCATTTTGACTAACAGCGATAATTGTATGAGCCGCCTTATCTGTTATTAGCAATGAGTCCAAGGGCGTTCGTGCATGACTATCAACCACTACACGTACCGGATTACGGCCCTGTATATGGCGTACAGTCAGTTGCGGGTTGTCGGCAAGTACTGTTCCGACACCAACTAGTACCGCATCAAATTGATCCCGTAGTTTATGAACGCGATGCCGCGACGCTTCGCCAGTAATCCATTGAGAGTGTCCGCTTGCTGTTACGGTTTTGCCGTCGAGTGTCATAGCCATTTTAATGGCGGTAAACGGTAAGCCTGTCGCGATGTACTTAATAAAAGCTTCATTTAATTTTGCTGCTTCACAGGCAAGAACACCCTCTGTAACCTCTATGCCAGCTTGTCGCAACATGCCAGCGCCGCAGCCAGCGACGCATGGATTGGGATCAGTCATAGCAAACACGACTCGGCGAATCCGCGAATGAATAATGGCATCAGTACAGGGACCTGTCCGACCGTGGTGGCAACATGGCTCTAAAGTAACATATAGAGTAGCACCGGCAGTCAAGGCTCCGGCATCACGCATAGCGTGAATTTCCGCATGTGCTGTTCCAGCCTTTTGGTGCCACCCTTGTCCGACGATATTCCCATCGCGGACAACTAGGGCGCCTACCATGGGGTTGGGGCTTGTTCGACCATAACCATTGCGAGCTAGTTTTAACGCCAAATCCATATAGTATTCATCTTGTGCAAGAATGTCCAACCCAGTCATCTCCAAATAAAAGAATAAAGGCTGACAACCTTTCGGTCGGCAGCCTTTGGCAAACAAAATAGACAGGGAAAGAGTCCCCAATTTCATGCCTTTTCCCATCCAGACTGTACTGTCGGTTCTGGAATCTCACCAGATCAGCCAAAAATGGCTCGCGGACTTTACCGCCGGTCAGGAATTTCACCTTGCCCCAAAGGCTGGCTATATGAATCTAAGCCTTATGTTACCACTTTATGCTGCTGTTTGGCAAGCCTTTCTTACACTTTTTTTAGTGACGCGATGGCTGCCTGGCAATCAACGACACCATAAATAGCTGAACCGGCGACCAAGATATCAGCCCCCGCATCTTTCAACTGAGCCGCATTTTCTGACGTCACTCCTCCGTCCACTTCAATCAATGCAGGAGAATTTATTTGCATTAGCATAGTTTTTAATCGTCTAATTTTTTTGAGGGCAGAAGGAATAAATTTTTGTCCACCAAAGCCAGGATTAACGCTCATAATAAGAATTAAATCAAGATCGTGAAGAATTTCCTCAATTACGCAAAGTGGTGTGGCCGGGTTTAGTGCAACGCCAGCTTGGATGCGGTGTTCCTTTATTGATTGAACTACTCGATGTAAATGAGGCGTTGCCTCAGCATGAATGGTTATTATGTTGGCCCCGGCTTCAGCAAAAGGTCTCACATATTCTTCTGGTTTATCGACCATCAAGTGGACGTCAAATGGCAATTGGGTAACCTTGCGGATAGCTTTAACAACGGGTGGGCCAAAGGTTAAATTTGGTACAAAATGACCGTCCATGACGTCAATATGTAACAAATCGGCGCCAGCGGTTTCAACTTTAAGGATTTCCTGTTCTAGGCGGGCAAAATCCGCAGACAAGATTGATGGAGCTATTTGAATCATTTTTTAATATCCTTTCCGGTTTTCACGCAACTCTGCCATTAGCGCGACATATGCGTCGTAGCGTTCGGGGAAGATGCTGCCTGCCGCTACTGCGTCTTTAACGGCGCATTGCGGTTCCTTTAAGTGAAGGCACGTCGAAAAGCGACACTTTGCTAATAATGGCAGAAATTCGGGAAAGCAACGCATTAACTCATTTTCCTCGATATCAGTGAACTCTGTGAAACTAAAACCAGGAGTGTCAACAACAAAACCTCCCGCCTCAAGCGGCAATAACTCCGCATAACGAGTGGTATGTCGTCCGCGTCCAATCTTTTTACTTACTTCTCCAGTAGTAAGAGTTAGTCCTGGCTGAAGTGCGTTTAAAAGACTGGATTTGCCGACACCGGACGGTCCTGCGAAGACTGTGACCTTATCGTTAAGAATCTCTCGCAGTTGGTCGATGCTCCACGCCTGCTTGGCTGATACCTGAATAACCTGATACCCAATCTGGCGATACCTATCAACAATTTTACCAATGTCTGCGGAATCGGCCATGTCCATTTTATTAATACAGAGTATGGCTGGCAATCCGGATAATTCCACTAAAGCCAGGAAGCGATCTACCAGAATGCAGCTAATATCCGGATTGACGGCGGCGAAGGTGAGCAATACTTGATCAACATTCGCGACCATCGGGCGTTTTAGCATGCTTCGTCTTGGCAGAATTTCTTCAATTACGCCCTTCTCATTTGCTATGTGATTAAACCTGACTACGTCACCAACAAGAAGCGAAAACCGTTCTTGCTTAAATCGGCCACGTAGAGTACATGTAACAACACTTTGACTAGTCTGAACGTAATAAAAGCTGTTGTAAGTTTTGATGACTGTGCCTTGGTTCACTATGGACCTCCCAAACGCTAGAACGTTTTTTCCTGTTTGAGCGTGTTGTTTATATACACTTGAACCCGCACCGGACTAGAAACCTCAAGTGTTTTCTCGATTCGTTCACCTGGCTTGTGAACACCTTCGTACAATACTTCCCTTCCATTAGCATCAGTGGCCACAATTTGTACGGATTGGCGAATTGGACCTTCGGGGACATCAACTTGAATTTTGATCTGTTTGGTCTCTTTCGCAATGTTGTTTTTAGCGACACTAAAATCAATATTAGAGTTTTCTAAAACTTCCGTGCCAGGCATAGGATTTTGATTACTAATGGTGCCGCTGGGATATTTGTCACTCGTTTCTTCAATTACTTTGCCTAACTTGAGTTTTAGAGTTTCAAGTTGTGTAACAGCTGCATTAAGCGTTGCTCCTCGAAAATCCGGAAGCGCAATTTTGCGTGGCTCAGGACCTTTACTGATAGTTAAATCGACTGAAGAACCTTTGCTGATTTGTACAGGTGGACGAGGATTTTGGTTGATGACAGTCTCCGGCTTTGCATCTGCGGAATAGGCCTCTTCCACTTTACCAACTACTAATCCTGAGTTTTTCAATTGAAGCTCTGCATCACGACGGTTAAGCCCACGGACATCGGGAACGCTAGTAATCTCGCCGCCCCTACTGATAATAAGGGCAACAGTTCGTTGTTCTTTAACAGTTGCGCCGGCTTCAGGATTTTGCGAAATGACGTAGCCTAAAGGCACCTTATCACTAAACGCATCCGTTTGAGTAACACGCAGATTTTGTTCTGCCATGATACTGCGAGCTGTCTCGACATGTTTACCAACTACATTAGGAACCGTAATTTCATTAGTAGTCCAAAACTTACCAAATGATAAAAATGCTCCAATTCCAAAGCCGAGCATGAGTATTCCGAGTAGAGCTATCGTGCCCCAACGTGAAGTGAAAGAAAGCTGTTTTGGCTCAGGCGGTGTAGGTTTTGCCCGGTTTTCATTATCTGATTCAGTTAGTTTCGGCAATACTTGGGTTGGGTAATCATCCTTTGCCAGCCGCTTAGTATGTTGGTCGCGCGAGTAATTTTGGGCAAGACGCAAATCAGCAATCATTGCCCCCATATCTGCATAGCGATCATCTGGATTCTTCGCTAGCGACTTTACAACGATCATATCCAAAATGGGTGGAATTTCAGGATTCACTTGACGAGGTGGCTGGACTTCCTCTTGCAGATGTTTAAGGGCAATACTGATCGGAGTTTCACCCGTAAATGGGACATTGCCAGTAAGCATCTCATACATCACTACACCAAGTGAATAAATATCTGATTTGGCGGTTATCATGACACCTTTGGCCTGTTCCGGCGAAAAGTAGTGCACCGAGCCGAGAATTGTACCTGTCTGTGTCATCGTAGCTGATGTCGCGGCACGTGCGATACCAAAGTCAGTAACTTTCACCCGACCTGTCCGGGTTATCAGGATATTATGCGGTTTGATGTCACAATGAATAATCTTATTTTGATGAGCGTTCTCAAGCGCTTCAGCGATTTCAATCGCAATAAATGCGACCATTTCTGTAGGCAGGGGGCCAAGTCTTTGAATACGCTGTTTCAACGTTTCACCAGAAACATATTCCATGACAATATAGTCGACATCCTGGTCTTTGCCAACATCGTAAATATTTACAATGTTGGGATGCGACAAACGCGCGGCGGCTTGCGCCTCACGCTGAAAACGGGAGATAAATTCATCATCGTTATTGAATTGAGAGTGAAGAATTTTTACGGCGACAGATCGATCAAGCAGTTTGTCATGAGCGCGATAGACGTCAGCCATACCGCCGCTACCGACACATTCGAGCAATGTATAACGGTCATCTAGAGTCCGGTTAATCATGCGCATCACCTCCTTAACGTACCACGTAGGATAATATCTGTCCGGCAATAGGCGCTGCCGTAGCACCGCCTGAGCCAGCATTTTCTACAATAACTGCAATTGCGAACTGAGGGTCCTTTACTGGGGCGAAGCCAATAAACCAGGCATGAGCGTCTCCGTGTGGGTTTTCAGCTGATCCGGTTTTTCCTGCAATTGAAACTGAGTAGGCATTTGCTGGTTTTCCGGTCCCCCGCTCAACTACTGTTTTCATCATAGCGGCTACTTTAGTAGCGTTTTCTACAGTCGTGGCTCGCAACCATTCCTGAGGTTGGGCTTGGAAAACAATGTCACCCTCAGAGGATAAAACTTTATCAACAATGTATGGCTTCATAACAACACCCTTATTGGCAAATGCTGCGGCAACTGTGGCCATTTTTAACGGTGTAGTCAGTAAACTGCTTTGACCAATGCCTGCCTGCGCTAGATCGCCATTGCCTAAATTACTAAAGTCTGGGACTTGGCTGGGCACTTCACCCAAATCTTCAATAACCTTCGAGAATCCGAAGCGCTCGTATGTGGAGGACATCTGGCTCCTGCCCAGTTCAAGCGCCAAACCGCCAAACGTAACATTACAAGATACAGCAAGAGCGTTCTCAAGATTGACTTTGCCGTGAATAGCGTTGCCGGATTCGTGTAGTATGTAGTCTGGAGGAACCTTGAGCTGTCCTTCGCAAAGAAATTGCTTATTTAGATTTGTGGCACTTTTCCGTAAGGCTGCGTCGGCAATCATGATTTTTACAATCGATCCAGGCGGATATAGCCCTTGAACGGTACGGTTTAAGAGAGGGCTATTGCTGGCTGTAGAAATAGTATTCCACTCTTTTTCGATTGCATTAGGGGCAAAACTGGGTTTACTAACGGAAATAATTATAGCGCCGGTTTTTACATTTAGCACAACGATAGCACCACGGCGATTGGCAAGAATACTATACGCCTGTTGCTGCAACTTGGCATCAACGGTAAGTGACAGCGAGTTACCGCTTTTAGGATTCAATAAACGAGCAACTGGTCCAAGCTGTCGCCCGGGATGACGATATCCGGCCAGATCGGCGTTATAAACTGCTTCAAGCCCTGCTCGGCCATAGGTAACGCTTTCATAGCCAATAAGCGGTGCAAAAATCGCACTATAAGGATACTCTCTCTCATAGCCACCAGATTTATCAAGTATGCTTTGAGCTAGTATTTCCCCCTTTCGATCGAGAATCTTGCCACGTTCTGTCCCACGGGCAGCGAGCTGAGTGCGTTTATTTAAATTGTGAGTGAACCAGAAGTCATGATGTACGATCTGTATATAGGCGATGTGTGCGAACAGTAGTATCAGTAGGCCAAATATCGATATCGCAACAATTCGAATTTGACGCCTAATTCTATCATTCATAAAACAGCCTCACCCGAGAAAGCCGCAAGCACTCCCATCAACAAAAAGCTGGACAACAATGAACTGCCGCCATAGCTGATGAAGGGGAGTGTGATGCCTGTCATGGGCAAAAGATTAGTTGTTCCAGCTAGTATAACAAAGATTTGAAGACCTAACAAAAGGGTCAGTCCAGCACTAGTTAATCCGCCAAAAACGGTTCGATTACGCATGGCAATTCGAAAACAGCGGTAAAGCAATATCATATATATTAGCAAAATACAGGCAATGCCAGTGAAGCCGAACTCTTCGCCGATCGCGGAGAAAATGAAGTCAGTATGTACTTCGGGAATGAGTTCAGGATGTCCAGAAGCAAGGCCGGAGCCGAATACTCCACCAGAACCCAATGCAAAAAGTGACTGTAGCAATTGATACGCCTTTCCATTTGGGTCAGACCAAGGGGCAAGCCAAATATCAATTCGGGTACTGACATGGGGAAACAATGTATAGGCAATCGATGAGCCGATCGCAAAAAATAATGCACCTAAGTAAGCAATAGACCATCGGCCGCTTGCCATGCAAGTTAGAATGAGAGTCGCGCCAAAGTACAATAGTGCCGCGCCTAAGTCGCGTTGGATGACCAACATTAGCATGGCTAATCCCCACACCATTAACAGAGGAGCCAGGAAACGAAAATGCGGCAACTGTATAGGACCGATTCTCGTAATCGATTGCACGAGCTCTATCTGACGACTACTTAAGTAGCCACTGATAAATAGGACAATACATAGTTTGGCAAACTCAGACGGCTGAACTCTAAAGGCGCCAACCGCGATCCAGTTCTTATTGCCGCCAATCTCGACACCAAAGACAAGTGTGGCTAACAGCAAAACGATGCCCAATAATCCGATGGTGTATTTATATGCATTTAATTGATATAGGTTGTGCCGTTTCCATACAACTGTGCAAAAAGCGCAAGTACCAATTGCTGACCAAATTAGCTGGGCATAAAATAGTGAGGGTCTAAGGCGAAAGATAAAAACGAGCCCGACGGCTGTTAAAAAATAGGTAATAGGCAACAATAAGCAATCAAGCGTTGGCGCATATTTGACGAGAAGGAATTGTGTCATCAACCAAAAACAGACTAGGCCAAACGACGAGAGTAGCGGCGAGAGCGCAATGTGACCAGTGGCTAGGCTGACAGTTGCAATACCTACGACCAAGAACAGACCAATGATCAATGTTAAATCGTACGGAGGACGAGTCATGTTAATGCCTCATGCTGCAACAGAATGACGGTTATATTGTCAAAGCCTCCTGCGCTATTTGCTGCTTCAATCAGTTCTGTTAGTCGCGCATCTAAACTATTGCTGCCGGCTAAGATCGTACAGAGCTGTCGATCGTCTAGCATATTTGTTAGTCCGTCTGTGCATAACATCAGGATATCGCCTTCATCCCATTCAAACTGTTCAAAATCAATTTGAACCGATTCTGCGGTACCGACTGCCCGGGTTAAAATATTGCGTTGCGGGTGGGTTCGCGTCTCTTCTAACGAAATTGTACCTGCACGCGCTAACTCCCATACCAAAGAATGATCTTCGGTTAGTTGACAAAGTTCACCTTGACGGAAGAGATATAGACGACTGTCACCCACGTGACCACAATAGACACTTTTCCCTTTAACCCAAACAGCTGTAAGTGTAGTGCCCATACCAGAGTAACGCGGGTCAGACTGGGATTCGCGAAAAACCACATGGTTTGCCTCAATAATTCCCTGCTCTAATAGCGAAAAAGGGTTATCAACTGATGAAGATAAATTGATATTGCTAATTAATGTGTCAATCGCCAATTTACTGGCAATCTCACCGGCAACATGCCCTCCCATCCCATCAGCGACGACAAACAGTTCAGGGATAAGAGCAGCATAGTTATCCTCATTGACGGGCCTAACCAACCCGATGTGCGACTTAGCGGAAACCAGCAATCTTGTTCACTCCTCAAACAGAAAAATCGTACTACCGATCGTGATCTTATCGCCTCGGTGCAAGACCGAATCGTCCTGTATTCGTAAATCATTATGGAGAGTGCCGTTAGTGCTCTTAAGATCAGACAAAAGATACTCGCCACAATAGTAGGATATACAGGCATGTTCAAAAGAAACAGTCGTCTCGTTGATGATAATATCATTGCCTTCACTGCGACCAATGTTGATAGTCTCACCAATCGGAAATTCGGCTTGATCAGTAACTAGAGAACCACGGTTTATCACTTTCAATTTGCCGGATTTCGGTTTAACCACTAGCAAAGAGGGATTCGTTGAACTATAAAAATCTAAGTATACGAGGTGTATTACCCGATACAGGAAAAGACACATCAACAGCAGCATACCATACTGCAGAACAATAACCAGCAAATTAGAGGCGAGTAGCTTGTTTGCCATGCGCTATTTCACCTCATATAGAATAACCGTGTTGCCGAGTTTGATTCGATCGCCTGAATGAAGTTGCTTGCGTGACACGCGATGCTGATTTACGTATGTACCATTTAGACTCTTAGCATCATAGACGACATGGGAGCCATGTTCAAACACGATGTATGCATGTAGGCGAGAAATATTGACATCACTCAAGGGCAATTCATTGCTATCCCGGCGTCCAAGATTGGCTCGCTTGGCGCCTATATCAACCGCTAATCCTGTATCACTACCTTCGATAACGGTTAACGAAGCGTCAAGTTGAACATGACGCAAGGACGTTTCGCCATACACAGGTTTATCAAATACCTGGGTCCCAGAAATATCATCATGTTTTGAGGAGGGGTCACTTTTACCCTCTTCCTGCTGCAAATTCGAAAAAGAAGCGAGAATTTGAAATGCACCACGCTTAAGCAATTTATCACTTTGTATTTCAATAACAGGCTTACTCGGGAGTGAATAGTCTTTTTTCTTAGCGTATTCTTGTATATAGGTTCGTAGTTCAGCGGTAATCAAGGCGAACGACGGCTCTAATTTTGCAAAGTCCTGCATAGTCAGAAAGACTATATAACGATCAGGAATGTAGATATGAGCAACACCTACCGCCTTTTCACGTTCGATCAGGCGGTGAATCTGTTTTGCAAGTTCAACCGGCTGAACTCCGCTAGAAAATTTTCTGTTAAAGAAATCTTCCAACTGGTTACCAATAAAATTCTCCAGCGAACGCACAAATTTCAAAAGAAACACTCCATTGTTGTAATATGTTACCATTATATGTGATTTGGCTGAGAGAGTCAAAGGCAAGTCTACAATCTGCCAGGAACTCTACGTCTGAGCTGCCCGCAGGCAGCCTGAATTTCTGTACCCATCTCCCGCCTCAGCGTAACACTTATCTGCTTTTGTCGCAATATGGCTTCGAATTGAGCAATAGTTTTCGCATCTGGTCGGGCCAAGCCTTTCTCAGGTACAGGATTTATCGGAATCAAATTGACATGCGCCAACCGACCATGTAACAACTTAGCCAATTCAACAGCATTTTCTTTGCTGTCATTCATTCCAGCGATTAAAATATACTCATACGTAACACGACGACCTGTTTGCTGGGCGTAGTAGTCTGCGGCTTGCAGAACTGACGCGATTGGGTACTGGCGGTTAATTGGCATGAGTTGCGAACGTAATAAATCGTTCGGAGCGTGTAGCGAAACAGCCAAAGTCACAGGAAGTTCTTCTGCGGCGAGCTTGAGGATACCGGGGACGATCCCTGAGGTTGATAGGGTGAAGCTTCGATAACTCATTTCATAACAATAAGGTTGTCGGCAAAGACGGATGAACCGAACCACTTGCTCATAATTGGCAAGTGGCTCTCCCATACCCATAATTACGACCGAGTCAACTTTTTGACCTTCAATTGCTAGAAGTTTATTGATATACGCAATCTGCGCTAGCATCTCACCACAGTCCAAATCGCGGATGATACCGTTTAATGTGGATGCACAAAAGACACAGCCCATGGCGCAACCAACCTGCGTTGAAATGCAAACACTATTGCCATATGGCTGGCGCATAAGGACTGTTTCTATAGTAGCACCATCAGCGAGGGCAAACAGAAATTTTTCCGTTCGCTTATCGCTAGATTGTTGCTTTTCAACTACACGCGGCTCATCAATGGCAAAATGCTCAGCTAGTATTTCACGTTGCTGTTTTGATAAATTGGTCATCGCTTCAAATTGAATTATGCCGCGGCGATAGATCCAATCTGCGACTTGCGACGCGCGGTACTTCTCGAAGCCAAACGGATGCAGCGCGCCAGCGATTTCTTCTGCAAATAAGCCATATAGCTTAGTTTTCAACATCCGTTCATCCTTTCTAGTGTTTTTTTAATCTAGAAATAAAAAACCCGTCTACAAAGTCAAGATGCGGCCACAACTGCACAAACTCCCCCTGGCGTGGGCTTGGCAATCGGCTTCCAGCAGATTGAAGCGAAAAATCTGGTCTTATGGATAAAAATTCACGAATAACCATTTCATTTTCTTCCGGTTCGGTAGTACAAGTACTATAGACTAAGACTCCACCCGGCTTTAGGCATGAAGCAGCACCCGTAAGAATAGATAGCTGCAGTTTGGGTAAGTCCTGCAATTGCGATTCGGTTTTGCGCCAGCGAGAATCTGGCTTGCGTCTCAGAACGCCGAGCCCAGAACAGGGAGCATCGACAAGTACGCGGTCAGCTTTGCCTGAGAACTGATCAGACAAGGTAGCAGCATCAGTCTGTAAAGTTTCCAGACAGGTTATCCCTAACCTCCTGGCATTTTCTCTAGTAATCGCTAGTTTGTGTTCAAATAAATCAACCGATAAAAGGCGGCCGGTGTTTTTCATCAAAGCGGCAAGATGAGTGCTTTTACCTCCCGGCGCGCCGCAGGCGTCAATAACAAATTCTCCAGGTTGGGGATCGACAACATGAGCTACAAGCATGGAACTCTCGTCTTGAACTTGAAATAAACCTTCCTTCAATGACGTTAATGAAGCCAGAGCAGGCAGTTCATGACAAATGATACCTTCTGGGGTCCAATCGCTAGCCGTGCAAGTGACTCCTTCCTGAGCAAGGCGTACTAATAAAGCTTCTCGCGTTATTTTGAGAGTATTAGTTCGCAGCGACAACCGGGGGGGTTTATTGTTTTCTTGAAGTA
This window contains:
- the rlmN gene encoding 23S rRNA (adenine(2503)-C(2))-methyltransferase RlmN — protein: MLKTKLYGLFAEEIAGALHPFGFEKYRASQVADWIYRRGIIQFEAMTNLSKQQREILAEHFAIDEPRVVEKQQSSDKRTEKFLFALADGATIETVLMRQPYGNSVCISTQVGCAMGCVFCASTLNGIIRDLDCGEMLAQIAYINKLLAIEGQKVDSVVIMGMGEPLANYEQVVRFIRLCRQPYCYEMSYRSFTLSTSGIVPGILKLAAEELPVTLAVSLHAPNDLLRSQLMPINRQYPIASVLQAADYYAQQTGRRVTYEYILIAGMNDSKENAVELAKLLHGRLAHVNLIPINPVPEKGLARPDAKTIAQFEAILRQKQISVTLRREMGTEIQAACGQLRRRVPGRL
- the rsmB gene encoding 16S rRNA (cytosine(967)-C(5))-methyltransferase RsmB, which gives rise to MNIRQLALQIIHDVDVKQAYANIALANMINRNNFSDQDRRFLTELVYGTVKAWGTIDWIMSRYVDRPPAKIPPMIRNILRLGLYQLFFLSKVPPSAACNQAVELAKKYGHPGTVKFVNAVLRSAARNQEKAKYPTKEEDLLRYLALTYFHPEWLVSRWLKRFDSEAVERLLQENNKPPRLSLRTNTLKITREALLVRLAQEGVTCTASDWTPEGIICHELPALASLTSLKEGLFQVQDESSMLVAHVVDPQPGEFVIDACGAPGGKSTHLAALMKNTGRLLSVDLFEHKLAITRENARRLGITCLETLQTDAATLSDQFSGKADRVLVDAPCSGLGVLRRKPDSRWRKTESQLQDLPKLQLSILTGAASCLKPGGVLVYSTCTTEPEENEMVIREFLSIRPDFSLQSAGSRLPSPRQGEFVQLWPHLDFVDGFFISRLKKH
- a CDS encoding FhaA domain-containing protein, whose translation is MRSLENFIGNQLEDFFNRKFSSGVQPVELAKQIHRLIEREKAVGVAHIYIPDRYIVFLTMQDFAKLEPSFALITAELRTYIQEYAKKKDYSLPSKPVIEIQSDKLLKRGAFQILASFSNLQQEEGKSDPSSKHDDISGTQVFDKPVYGETSLRHVQLDASLTVIEGSDTGLAVDIGAKRANLGRRDSNELPLSDVNISRLHAYIVFEHGSHVVYDAKSLNGTYVNQHRVSRKQLHSGDRIKLGNTVILYEVK
- a CDS encoding FHA domain-containing protein, with the protein product MANKLLASNLLVIVLQYGMLLLMCLFLYRVIHLVYLDFYSSTNPSLLVVKPKSGKLKVINRGSLVTDQAEFPIGETINIGRSEGNDIIINETTVSFEHACISYYCGEYLLSDLKSTNGTLHNDLRIQDDSVLHRGDKITIGSTIFLFEE